The DNA window TTAGTAAACAGACTTTCTGGAGAAGAGAGAACAATAGTAAGTGATATTGCTGGTACAACAAGAGATGCAATAGATACAATTGTTGAGTTTGATGAGAAAAAATATATGATAATAGATACAGCTGGTATCAGAAGAAAGTCAAAAGTTGAAGAGAGCTTAGAGTATTATTCAGTACTTAGAGCTATAAAAACAATAAAAAGAGCAGATGTTTGTTTACTTATGTTAGATGGAAAAGAGGGACTGAGTGAACAAGATAAGAGAATAGCAGGAATAGCTGCAGAAGAGTTAAAACCTATAATTATAGTTGTTAATAAATGGGATTTAGTAGATAAAAAAGGAAATACAATGGAGAAGATGAGAGAGAAACTTTATGCAGAACTTCCATTCTTATCATATGCTCCAATAGAGTTTGTATCAGCTTTAACAGGTCAAAGAACAACAAAATTATTAGAGATAGCAGATACAATCTTTGAAGAGTATAACAAGAGAATATCTACAGGTATCTTAAATACAGTATTAAAAGAAGCTGTACTTATGAATAACCCACCAACTAGAAAGGGAAGAGTAGTTAAAATTAACTATGCAACACAAGTATCAGTTGCTCCACCAAGATTTGCATTATTCTGTAACTATCCAGAACTTATACACTTCTCATATGCTAGATATATAGAGAATAAATTTAGAGAAGCTTTTGGATTTGATGGATCTCCAATATTAATTAGCTTTGAAAAGAAAAATGGTGAAGAATAATTTAATAATTTTGTAATAATTTTGACATAATTCTATGTTATTATTAATACATAATAAATCTTTCCCCAAAATATTTTATATATTAGATAACAAACAATAAGAAGCCATTAGATGATCTAATGGCTTCTTATTGTTTTACTATAAATTTTCAGATAATTCAAATATCAACTGTTCACGAATCTCTTTATATCCTTGTAAAATAGAGATTTTCCAATTACTTCCATAAAGTTTAACTTCAAAACTATCAATCTCACTATCTAAATTTTTAGCTGTAACTTTTTTCTTATCGTAAATAAGGGCTCTTTTCTCCTCTTTACCCTCTATTGAGATTATTAGCATACCCTTTGAAAATCCTTTGATAAGCACTTCAGCAGCTCTTTCTGTTTCAAATTTTTCAATAGCTCTCTCTTTTCTATTTTCAGCATTTTTTCTTTTATTTTCAGTAAGTCTTTTAAACTTCTTCTCTTCTTCTAGTCTTTTAGCTTTTTTCATCTTTTTATTGATGCCATAAGCCTTTCCTTTCGGTTTATCTTTACTAATAATTTCCATAGTTCACTCCTTGATCAAAAATATTATACTATTTTATTATATCATATTTAACAGAAATATAAAAATGTACTAGATTTTTTTTGAAAAAAATTATAGAATAAAAAATACATAAATTTAGATTTTGGAGGAAGAATGGGTAAGATACAAGTGAAATCATTAATGTCATTGACAATTCCTATCTTTTTTGAATTACTACTAGTAACAATAGTCG is part of the Fusobacterium sp. SYSU M8D902 genome and encodes:
- the der gene encoding ribosome biogenesis GTPase Der → MKPIVAIVGRPNVGKSTLFNNLVGDRVAIVDDMPGVTRDRLYRETEWNGTEFVVVDTGGLEPRNNDFMMTKIKQQAEVAMNEADVILFVVDGKCGVNPLDEEIAYILRKKNKPIILCVNKIDNFLEQQDDVYDFWALGFEHLIPISGGHKVNLGDMLDMVTDTIKKIDIPEDEEDVLKLAIIGKPNAGKSSLVNRLSGEERTIVSDIAGTTRDAIDTIVEFDEKKYMIIDTAGIRRKSKVEESLEYYSVLRAIKTIKRADVCLLMLDGKEGLSEQDKRIAGIAAEELKPIIIVVNKWDLVDKKGNTMEKMREKLYAELPFLSYAPIEFVSALTGQRTTKLLEIADTIFEEYNKRISTGILNTVLKEAVLMNNPPTRKGRVVKINYATQVSVAPPRFALFCNYPELIHFSYARYIENKFREAFGFDGSPILISFEKKNGEE